From Solwaraspora sp. WMMD1047, the proteins below share one genomic window:
- a CDS encoding ATP-dependent DNA ligase: MRFIDLAATSAAVAATSGRRAKVDLLAATLRALGPDEIVPGAAYLAGELRQRQTGVGYASLRDRPSPAESPTLTVAQVDAAIEAIAAVAGAGSQARRRGLLDALLAAATLDEQRLLVGLFSGELRQGAQAGLLADAVARAAEVPAGTVRRALLLAGDLKLVAHAALTGGAAALDRFALQVGRPLAPMLAQSAASVEAALAATGAPAVVDNKLDGIRIQVHRSGADVAVFTRSLDEITGRVPAVVAAVRALPARQLVLDGEAILLDAAGRPRPFQETASRAAIRGARRAAAGTAGAEAAGGGLTPYFFDLLHLDGADLLDAPGRDRWAALAATAPADLLVGRVTVETVEQASAAFSAALDAGQEGIVVKSPEAPYDAGRRGAAWVKVKPRHTLDLVVLAVEWGSGRRRGWLSNLHLGARDPATGGFVMLGKTFKGLTDELLRWQTERFQELAVERGDWLVRVRPEQVVEIAFDGVQTSTRYPGGMALRFARVLRYRDDKSAAEADTIDAVRALHAGRAG; this comes from the coding sequence ATGCGGTTCATCGACCTGGCAGCCACCTCGGCTGCGGTGGCGGCGACCTCGGGCCGGCGAGCCAAGGTCGACCTGCTGGCCGCGACGCTGCGGGCGCTCGGTCCCGACGAGATCGTGCCGGGCGCCGCCTACCTCGCCGGCGAGTTGCGGCAACGGCAGACCGGGGTCGGCTACGCCAGCCTGCGGGACCGGCCGTCGCCCGCCGAGTCGCCCACCCTCACCGTGGCCCAGGTCGACGCCGCCATCGAGGCGATCGCGGCCGTCGCCGGTGCCGGTTCCCAGGCCCGCCGACGCGGGCTGCTCGACGCCCTGCTCGCCGCCGCCACCCTCGACGAGCAACGGCTGCTGGTCGGGCTCTTCAGCGGCGAACTGCGGCAGGGCGCCCAGGCCGGCCTGCTGGCCGACGCGGTCGCCCGCGCAGCCGAGGTGCCGGCCGGCACGGTCCGGCGGGCGCTGCTGCTGGCTGGCGACCTGAAGCTGGTGGCGCACGCCGCGCTGACCGGGGGTGCCGCCGCGCTCGACCGGTTCGCCCTCCAGGTCGGCCGGCCGCTGGCCCCGATGCTCGCCCAGAGCGCGGCCTCCGTCGAGGCGGCCCTGGCCGCGACCGGCGCGCCCGCCGTGGTGGACAACAAGCTCGACGGCATCCGGATCCAGGTGCACCGCTCCGGCGCCGACGTCGCGGTCTTCACCCGCAGCCTCGACGAGATCACCGGCCGGGTGCCGGCGGTGGTGGCCGCGGTCCGCGCCCTGCCGGCCCGGCAACTGGTCTTGGACGGCGAGGCGATCCTGCTGGACGCCGCCGGCCGACCCCGGCCGTTTCAGGAGACCGCCAGCCGGGCCGCCATCCGGGGCGCCCGCCGCGCGGCGGCCGGGACAGCCGGCGCGGAGGCGGCCGGCGGTGGGCTGACGCCGTACTTCTTCGATCTGCTGCACCTGGACGGGGCCGACCTGCTCGACGCGCCCGGCCGGGACCGGTGGGCGGCGCTCGCGGCCACCGCGCCGGCCGACCTGCTCGTCGGCCGGGTCACCGTCGAGACGGTGGAGCAGGCGTCCGCCGCCTTCTCCGCCGCGCTGGACGCCGGCCAGGAAGGCATCGTCGTCAAGTCGCCCGAGGCGCCGTACGACGCCGGCCGGCGGGGCGCCGCCTGGGTGAAGGTCAAGCCCCGGCACACCCTCGACCTGGTGGTACTCGCCGTCGAGTGGGGCAGCGGTCGGCGCCGGGGCTGGCTGTCGAACCTGCACCTCGGCGCCCGCGACCCGGCCACCGGCGGATTCGTGATGCTGGGCAAGACGTTCAAGGGGCTCACCGACGAGCTGCTGCGCTGGCAGACCGAACGGTTCCAGGAGTTGGCCGTCGAGCGCGGCGACTGGCTGGTCCGGGTCCGGCCCGAGCAGGTGGTGGAGATCGCCTTCGACGGCGTGCAGACCAGCACCCGCTATCCCGGCGGGATGGCGCTGCGGTTCGCCCGGGTGCTGCGCTACCGCGACGACAAGAGCGCCGCCGAGGCCGACACCATCGACGCCGTCCGCGCCCTGCACGCCGGCCGGGCCGGCTGA
- a CDS encoding transglycosylase domain-containing protein: MTNPTLRFAHRWAPLLRAGLIAGVVVAVAAFPIVATAGLVTKAAADSVQKKPRDLLAVSPAQTTYVYGADGRTLLTMFYEEHRKYVPIAQMSPYVQQAIVASEDARFYEHRGVDAKGIARAFVANQQAGGVSQGASTLTMQYVRMALRDGAQSPLEVQRATEQTPVRKLREMRMAMDLEKEVTKSEILERYLNSAYFGHRAYGIYAASEIFFSKTPKDLTPVEAATLAGLVKAPSEYDPASSDRKAATDRRNYVLQRMNDMGYLSPAATAAAQSEPITLKLTSPPNDCISVPKEYNSWGFFCDYLKSWWASQPAFGNTPMEREDRLRRGGYTIVTSIDPKIQEIAEKHVAAKESDHSPFAHGLVVVEPGTGRVKAMAVNRTYALDQDGNGVHSDPNKRGRLKGNYPNTVNPLLGGGDLPGYQAGSTFKMFTMLAALDAGMPLSTAFNSPFRIVSIYPGGGDTSSCGGMWCPSNASPAMTGRHAMWSGFGQSVNTYFVQLMQKVGADKTVEMAERLGLRWRTEVDRRQASPEKRNSWGAFTLGVSDVNPLEMANAYATVAADGRYCEPLPVLSVTDPKGRPITYRAETGDELSVGKPRCHQEVSADAARAATDAARCPVGDRPVRGSCGSWSTADSVRGTVGRPVAGKTGTTDSTRSAWFVAYTPELAAASFLSDPDNPQNAVGDAQSQKPVQSVADTLRDALKDRPVRQFSAPSEEIAGG, encoded by the coding sequence GTGACCAATCCCACCCTTCGCTTTGCCCATCGCTGGGCGCCCCTGCTCCGCGCCGGCCTGATCGCCGGCGTGGTGGTCGCCGTCGCCGCCTTCCCGATCGTCGCCACCGCCGGTCTGGTCACGAAGGCGGCCGCCGACTCGGTCCAGAAGAAGCCCCGCGACCTGCTCGCCGTCTCCCCGGCGCAGACCACCTACGTGTACGGGGCGGACGGGCGGACCCTGCTGACCATGTTCTACGAGGAGCACCGCAAGTACGTGCCCATCGCGCAGATGTCGCCGTACGTCCAGCAGGCGATCGTGGCCAGCGAGGACGCCCGCTTCTACGAGCACCGGGGGGTGGACGCCAAGGGCATCGCCCGGGCCTTCGTCGCCAACCAGCAGGCCGGCGGGGTCTCCCAGGGTGCCTCGACGCTGACCATGCAGTACGTCCGGATGGCGCTGCGGGACGGCGCACAGAGCCCGCTGGAGGTGCAGCGGGCCACCGAGCAGACCCCGGTCCGCAAGCTGCGGGAGATGCGGATGGCGATGGACCTGGAGAAGGAGGTGACCAAGTCGGAGATCCTGGAGCGCTACCTGAACTCCGCCTACTTCGGCCACCGCGCGTACGGCATCTACGCCGCCTCGGAGATCTTCTTCTCGAAGACCCCGAAGGATCTCACCCCGGTCGAGGCGGCCACCCTCGCCGGCCTGGTGAAGGCCCCGTCGGAGTACGACCCGGCCAGCTCGGACCGGAAGGCGGCCACCGACCGCCGCAACTACGTGCTGCAGCGGATGAACGACATGGGCTACCTGTCACCGGCCGCCACCGCCGCCGCCCAGTCCGAGCCGATCACCCTGAAGCTGACCTCGCCGCCGAACGACTGCATCTCGGTGCCGAAGGAGTACAACAGCTGGGGCTTCTTCTGCGACTACCTGAAGTCCTGGTGGGCCTCCCAGCCCGCGTTCGGCAACACGCCGATGGAACGCGAGGACCGGCTGCGTCGGGGCGGCTACACGATCGTGACCAGTATCGACCCGAAGATCCAGGAGATCGCCGAGAAGCACGTGGCGGCCAAGGAGTCCGACCACAGCCCGTTCGCGCACGGCCTGGTCGTCGTCGAGCCGGGCACCGGCCGGGTCAAGGCGATGGCGGTGAACCGCACCTACGCGCTCGACCAGGACGGCAACGGCGTGCACTCCGACCCCAACAAGCGCGGCCGCCTCAAGGGCAACTACCCGAACACCGTCAACCCGCTGCTCGGCGGCGGGGACCTGCCGGGCTACCAGGCCGGTTCGACGTTCAAGATGTTCACCATGTTGGCCGCCCTGGACGCCGGCATGCCGCTCTCCACGGCGTTCAACTCCCCGTTCCGGATCGTCTCGATCTATCCGGGCGGCGGCGACACCAGCAGCTGCGGCGGCATGTGGTGCCCCTCGAACGCCAGCCCGGCGATGACCGGCCGGCACGCCATGTGGTCGGGCTTCGGGCAGTCGGTGAACACCTACTTCGTACAGCTGATGCAGAAGGTCGGGGCGGACAAGACGGTCGAGATGGCCGAGCGGCTGGGGCTGCGCTGGCGCACCGAGGTGGACCGCCGGCAGGCGTCCCCGGAGAAGCGCAACAGTTGGGGCGCGTTCACCCTCGGCGTCTCGGACGTCAACCCGCTGGAGATGGCGAACGCCTACGCGACGGTGGCCGCCGACGGCCGGTACTGCGAGCCCCTGCCGGTGCTCTCGGTGACCGACCCGAAGGGGCGGCCCATCACGTACCGGGCCGAGACCGGGGACGAGCTCTCCGTCGGCAAGCCCCGCTGCCATCAGGAGGTGAGCGCGGACGCGGCCCGCGCCGCCACCGACGCGGCCCGCTGCCCGGTCGGCGACCGGCCGGTACGCGGCTCCTGCGGCAGCTGGTCGACCGCCGACAGCGTCCGCGGCACCGTGGGCCGCCCGGTGGCCGGCAAGACGGGTACCACGGACAGCACCCGGTCGGCCTGGTTCGTCGCCTACACCCCGGAGCTCGCCGCCGCGAGCTTCCTCTCCGATCCGGACAACCCGCAGAACGCCGTCGGCGACGCCCAGTCCCAGAAGCCGGTCCAGTCGGTCGCGGACACCCTGCGCGACGCCCTCAAGGACCGCCCGGTCCGCCAGTTCTCGGCCCCGTCCGAAGAGATCGCCGGCGGTTGA
- a CDS encoding cobyrinate a,c-diamide synthase, with protein MTAVPRVLVSAPSSGHGKTAITVGLLAAYAGRGLATAAFKVGPDHTDAAYLGLAAGRAGRNLDPRLVGPRQVAPLFAYGATGADVAIVEGTMGLFDSLAGQPEADSTAAVAGALRTPVVLVVDVAAMGQSVAALVHGFRAYDEMLWLGGVILNRVASDRHEELLRDALDDIGVPVFGALRRRDLPAALPSRQHGVVPVMQGSAEAGRAVRRLGEAIGGTVDLDRLLALARSAPRLSTEPWSPAVAVGADPAAPAARRPVVAVAGTTDLRYGYPETAELLAAAGAELVTVDPLRDEVLPAGVEALVVGGALPESYAEELSANRRLCISVAELARTGRPVLAEGAGLLWLAREFDKRPMCGVLDTVGLSMDRMVVGYREATAAADSVVTGRGERVVGYKQHRGVLNPRAGQVPAWTWGDGVPEGYVWQRVHASQLILHPAGAPWMAARLVAAARAADGGTGSPASATTSSVPGGATAPGAGAATGPNGAPGSGTAAGFGGSAGSSGVPGSGGVPVGEPATEEIRTGSGAGTSAGESVPAAVAGSTSPTSPATAPVPVSPPAGTVT; from the coding sequence ATGACCGCCGTGCCGCGCGTGCTGGTGAGCGCCCCGTCCTCCGGGCACGGCAAGACCGCGATCACCGTCGGCCTGCTGGCCGCGTACGCGGGGCGCGGCCTGGCGACCGCCGCCTTCAAGGTCGGCCCGGACCACACCGACGCCGCCTACCTCGGCCTGGCCGCCGGCCGCGCCGGCCGCAACCTGGACCCGCGACTGGTCGGCCCGCGGCAGGTCGCCCCCCTCTTCGCGTACGGGGCGACGGGCGCCGACGTGGCGATCGTCGAGGGCACCATGGGCCTGTTCGACAGCCTCGCCGGCCAACCCGAGGCCGACTCCACGGCCGCCGTCGCCGGTGCGCTGCGTACCCCGGTCGTGCTGGTCGTCGACGTGGCCGCCATGGGCCAGTCGGTGGCCGCCCTGGTGCACGGCTTCCGCGCCTACGACGAGATGCTCTGGCTCGGCGGGGTCATCCTCAACCGGGTGGCCTCGGACCGGCACGAGGAGCTGCTCCGCGACGCGCTCGACGACATCGGCGTACCCGTCTTCGGCGCGCTGCGCCGCCGTGACCTGCCGGCCGCCCTGCCGTCCCGCCAGCACGGCGTCGTCCCGGTGATGCAGGGCAGCGCGGAGGCCGGCCGGGCGGTCCGCCGGCTCGGGGAGGCCATCGGCGGCACCGTCGACCTCGACCGGCTGCTCGCCCTGGCCCGCTCGGCCCCCCGGCTCTCCACCGAGCCGTGGTCGCCGGCCGTCGCGGTCGGCGCCGATCCGGCCGCGCCGGCCGCGCGCCGGCCGGTCGTCGCCGTCGCCGGCACCACCGACCTGCGGTACGGCTACCCGGAGACCGCCGAGCTGCTGGCCGCGGCCGGCGCGGAGCTGGTGACCGTCGACCCACTGCGCGACGAGGTGCTGCCCGCCGGGGTCGAGGCGCTCGTCGTCGGCGGCGCGCTGCCGGAGTCGTACGCCGAGGAGCTGTCGGCGAACCGCCGGCTCTGCATCTCGGTTGCCGAACTGGCCCGGACCGGTCGGCCGGTCCTCGCCGAGGGCGCCGGGCTGCTCTGGCTGGCCCGGGAGTTCGACAAGCGGCCTATGTGCGGGGTGCTGGACACCGTCGGGCTGAGCATGGACCGGATGGTGGTCGGCTACCGGGAGGCGACCGCCGCCGCCGACAGCGTGGTGACCGGGCGCGGCGAGCGGGTGGTCGGCTACAAGCAGCACCGCGGCGTGCTGAACCCGCGGGCCGGTCAGGTGCCGGCCTGGACCTGGGGCGACGGCGTCCCGGAGGGGTACGTCTGGCAGCGGGTGCACGCCTCGCAGCTGATCCTGCACCCGGCCGGCGCACCGTGGATGGCGGCCCGCCTGGTCGCCGCCGCCCGCGCCGCCGACGGCGGTACCGGCTCACCGGCGTCGGCCACGACCTCCTCGGTGCCCGGGGGCGCGACCGCACCCGGGGCCGGGGCGGCGACCGGACCGAATGGGGCGCCTGGGTCCGGCACGGCGGCAGGGTTCGGCGGTTCGGCGGGGTCCAGCGGGGTGCCGGGGTCCGGCGGGGTGCCGGTGGGGGAGCCCGCCACCGAGGAGATCAGGACCGGGTCGGGGGCTGGTACGTCGGCCGGGGAGTCGGTGCCGGCCGCGGTCGCCGGTTCGACGAGTCCGACCAGTCCGGCGACGGCGCCCGTCCCGGTCAGCCCGCCGGCCGGGACGGTGACCTGA
- a CDS encoding GNAT family protein: protein MSGHIAVRRFPVLTVSTPRMHVRRLDAADADAVSEIFADKQTERWLPFAREAGQIDGLAWCTEMAQERRDSGGGDHYGVVRREDDELVGCLWTKRTDWAGRVTEVSYAIAPQARGFGLAAEAVDAVAIALLLEHGFQRVELRVAPGNTASRRVAEKAGFTYEGLLRNAGYVHSGRVDLEVWSLVLADLRQ, encoded by the coding sequence GTGAGCGGACACATCGCGGTGCGTCGTTTCCCGGTGTTGACCGTGTCGACGCCCCGGATGCACGTGCGGCGGCTCGACGCGGCCGACGCCGACGCGGTGTCGGAGATCTTCGCCGACAAGCAGACCGAGCGCTGGTTGCCGTTCGCCCGCGAGGCCGGCCAGATCGACGGGCTCGCCTGGTGCACGGAGATGGCCCAGGAGCGGCGCGACAGCGGCGGCGGCGACCACTACGGGGTGGTCCGGCGCGAGGACGACGAGCTGGTCGGCTGCCTGTGGACCAAGCGGACCGACTGGGCCGGCCGGGTCACCGAGGTCTCGTACGCGATCGCGCCGCAGGCGCGCGGCTTCGGGCTGGCCGCCGAGGCGGTCGACGCGGTGGCCATCGCCCTCCTCCTCGAACACGGCTTCCAGCGGGTCGAGCTGCGGGTGGCGCCGGGCAACACCGCCTCCCGGCGGGTGGCCGAGAAGGCCGGCTTCACCTACGAGGGCCTGCTCCGCAACGCCGGCTACGTGCACAGCGGCCGGGTCGACCTGGAGGTCTGGTCCCTGGTCCTGGCCGACCTCCGGCAGTAG
- the cobT gene encoding nicotinate-nucleotide--dimethylbenzimidazole phosphoribosyltransferase: MLESTIMAIEPPDEAAMAAARELHGRLTKPAGSLGELETLSVRLAGLAGACPPPLPEPAAVAVFAGDHGVHDQGVTPWPREVTAQMVGNFLAGGAVVNAFARQTGASVTVVDVGVATPLADAGLVAAKIRPGTRDLTREAALTREEAVAAVEVGIRVAGDLIDAGAAILLTGDMGIANTTPAAALIAAFTGAPAAQVTGRGTGIDDATHARKIVVIETALRLHTPDPTDPTGVLASVGGLEHAALAGLILGGAARRIPVLLDGVSAVAAALVATAYAPAATAAMVAGHRSAEPGATVGLRHLGLTPLIDLGLRLGEGTGALLALPAVAGAVRVLHEVATFDAAGVTEKDPAGPAASP, translated from the coding sequence TTGCTGGAGTCGACGATCATGGCCATCGAGCCGCCGGACGAGGCGGCGATGGCCGCCGCCCGCGAGCTGCACGGCCGGCTGACCAAGCCGGCCGGCTCCCTCGGTGAACTGGAGACCCTCTCGGTCCGGCTGGCCGGGCTGGCCGGCGCCTGCCCACCACCGCTGCCCGAGCCGGCCGCGGTGGCCGTCTTCGCCGGCGATCACGGGGTGCACGACCAGGGCGTGACACCCTGGCCCCGCGAGGTGACCGCCCAGATGGTCGGCAACTTCCTCGCCGGCGGTGCGGTGGTGAACGCCTTCGCCCGGCAGACCGGGGCCTCGGTGACCGTGGTCGACGTCGGGGTGGCCACCCCGCTCGCCGACGCCGGACTGGTCGCGGCGAAGATCCGCCCCGGCACCCGGGACCTGACCCGCGAGGCGGCGCTGACCCGCGAGGAAGCGGTCGCCGCCGTCGAGGTCGGCATCCGGGTCGCCGGCGACCTGATCGACGCGGGAGCGGCCATCCTGCTCACCGGGGACATGGGCATCGCCAACACCACCCCGGCCGCCGCGCTCATCGCCGCCTTCACCGGGGCGCCCGCCGCGCAGGTCACCGGCCGGGGCACCGGCATCGACGACGCCACCCACGCCCGGAAGATCGTCGTGATCGAGACCGCGCTGCGTCTGCACACCCCCGACCCCACCGATCCCACCGGCGTGCTGGCCAGCGTCGGAGGACTGGAACACGCCGCGCTGGCCGGGCTCATCCTCGGCGGCGCCGCGCGGCGGATCCCGGTCCTGCTCGACGGGGTGAGCGCGGTCGCGGCCGCGCTCGTCGCCACCGCCTACGCCCCGGCCGCCACCGCCGCGATGGTCGCCGGCCACCGGTCGGCCGAGCCGGGCGCCACCGTCGGGCTGCGCCACCTCGGGTTGACCCCCCTGATCGACCTCGGGCTGCGGCTCGGCGAGGGCACCGGCGCGCTGCTCGCCCTGCCGGCCGTCGCGGGCGCGGTCCGGGTGCTGCACGAGGTGGCCACCTTCGACGCGGCCGGCGTCACCGAGAAGGACCCTGCCGGCCCGGCGGCGTCGCCGTGA
- a CDS encoding dipeptidase, which translates to MTSPSFTEAALRAAIEREMPGVRADLERLVRIPGIAFDGFDHSQVERSAEAVAELLRGCDLDVRIVRSGGQPAVIGRRPAPPGAPTVLLYAHHDVQPTGDPTLWESEPFEPVERDGRLYGRGAADDKAGVLAHVAALRAFGDALPVGVALFIEGEEEFGSESLDRLLAEYREELACDVIVIADSGNWDIGVPALTTSLRGLVNCFVEVRTLDHAVHSGMFGGAVPDALTALARLLATLHDEAGNVAVAGLVGPGGAVVDYPEDRLRHEAGVVDGVSLIGTGRLTERIWTKPALAVLGIDAPPTNAAPNALVPAAKAKLSLRLAPGDDPKRAYAALREHLVKHAPWGAAVTVTFESDGAPCVIDSTGPMYDAARAAFRTAWDGVEPVEIGVGGSIPFIATFQEMFPAAAILVTGVEDPYAQAHGPNESLHLGEFARVCLAEALLLANVAGVAADR; encoded by the coding sequence ATGACTTCACCGAGTTTCACCGAAGCCGCACTGCGGGCGGCGATCGAACGCGAGATGCCGGGGGTCCGGGCCGACCTGGAACGGCTGGTGCGCATTCCGGGCATCGCGTTCGACGGCTTCGACCACTCCCAGGTGGAACGCTCCGCCGAGGCGGTCGCCGAACTGCTGCGCGGCTGCGACCTGGACGTCCGGATCGTCCGCTCCGGCGGGCAACCGGCGGTGATCGGTCGTCGGCCCGCCCCGCCCGGCGCGCCGACCGTCCTGCTCTACGCCCACCACGACGTGCAGCCGACCGGTGACCCGACCCTGTGGGAGAGCGAGCCGTTCGAGCCGGTGGAGCGCGACGGCCGGCTGTACGGGCGGGGCGCGGCCGACGACAAGGCCGGCGTACTGGCGCACGTCGCCGCGCTGCGGGCCTTCGGCGACGCGCTGCCGGTCGGGGTGGCCCTCTTCATCGAGGGCGAGGAGGAGTTCGGTTCGGAGTCACTGGACCGGCTGCTCGCCGAGTACCGCGAGGAGCTGGCCTGCGACGTGATCGTGATCGCCGACTCGGGGAACTGGGACATCGGCGTACCGGCCCTCACCACCTCGCTGCGCGGGCTGGTGAACTGCTTCGTCGAGGTGCGCACCCTCGACCACGCGGTGCACAGCGGGATGTTCGGCGGTGCCGTACCGGACGCGCTGACCGCGCTGGCCCGGCTGCTCGCCACCCTGCACGACGAGGCGGGTAACGTCGCGGTGGCCGGGCTGGTCGGACCCGGTGGCGCGGTGGTGGACTACCCGGAGGACCGGCTGCGGCACGAGGCCGGGGTCGTCGACGGGGTCTCGCTGATCGGCACCGGTCGGCTGACCGAGCGGATCTGGACGAAGCCGGCGCTGGCCGTACTCGGCATCGACGCCCCGCCGACGAACGCGGCGCCGAACGCGTTGGTCCCGGCCGCGAAGGCGAAGCTCAGCCTGCGACTGGCGCCCGGTGACGACCCCAAGCGGGCGTACGCCGCCCTGCGCGAGCACCTGGTCAAGCACGCGCCGTGGGGGGCCGCGGTGACGGTCACCTTCGAGAGCGACGGAGCGCCCTGCGTGATCGACTCGACCGGCCCGATGTACGACGCCGCGCGGGCGGCGTTCCGGACCGCCTGGGACGGGGTGGAGCCGGTCGAGATCGGGGTGGGTGGCTCGATCCCGTTCATCGCCACCTTCCAGGAGATGTTCCCGGCGGCGGCGATCCTGGTGACCGGGGTGGAGGACCCGTACGCCCAGGCGCACGGGCCGAACGAGAGCCTGCACCTCGGCGAGTTCGCCCGGGTCTGCCTCGCGGAGGCGCTGCTGCTGGCGAACGTCGCGGGGGTGGCTGCCGACCGCTGA
- a CDS encoding M48 family metallopeptidase, whose protein sequence is MTTDDQGAGPDQGTAPVRRRVVLTGISSRAWEHPADRGALTALRELRGFDDVVKAFFGMWNERGFRLSYLAAAIRVDHRQYPRVYQRYAEAGAALDIPELPELFVNQSPWLTAEAIGLDRPFIVLNSACVQQLDDDELRCLLGHELGHVRSGHAVYKTILMILTRWAASLSWLPVGAMALRAIIAAMLEWWRKAELSADRAGLLAGQDPAAALRLLMKLAGGGDLSQIDTAAFLEQAAEYEGGGDLRDSLHKLRMTAWSTHPVPVARAAALRGWIDSGAYQRVLSGDYPRREDDAMTSVSAEVKAAAESYREEFGRSQDPLIGLLRRLGDGASDLGEWVGGGAGRARSWMNAASEAAGRAAGRPNGNARPHPGGASGRGGGSDGADGPGGGAGEPPAEGSVDPDR, encoded by the coding sequence ATGACCACAGACGACCAGGGTGCCGGACCCGACCAGGGCACCGCACCGGTCCGCCGGCGGGTCGTGCTCACCGGCATCAGCTCCCGGGCCTGGGAACACCCCGCCGACCGTGGCGCCCTGACCGCGCTGCGGGAGTTGCGCGGCTTCGACGACGTGGTCAAGGCGTTCTTCGGGATGTGGAACGAACGCGGTTTCCGGCTGTCGTACCTGGCGGCGGCGATCCGGGTGGACCACCGGCAGTACCCGCGGGTGTACCAGCGGTACGCCGAGGCCGGCGCCGCGCTGGACATCCCCGAACTGCCCGAACTCTTCGTCAACCAGTCGCCCTGGCTGACCGCCGAGGCGATCGGGCTGGACCGGCCGTTCATCGTGCTCAACTCGGCCTGCGTGCAGCAGCTCGACGACGACGAGCTGCGCTGCCTGCTCGGCCACGAGCTGGGCCACGTCCGCAGCGGACACGCCGTCTACAAGACCATCCTGATGATCCTGACCCGGTGGGCGGCCAGCCTGAGCTGGCTGCCGGTGGGCGCGATGGCGCTGCGGGCGATCATCGCCGCGATGCTCGAATGGTGGCGCAAGGCCGAGCTCTCCGCCGACCGGGCCGGCCTGCTCGCCGGCCAGGACCCGGCCGCCGCGCTGCGGCTGCTGATGAAGCTGGCCGGCGGCGGTGACCTCAGCCAGATCGACACCGCCGCCTTCCTGGAGCAGGCCGCCGAGTACGAGGGCGGCGGCGACCTGCGGGACAGCCTGCACAAGCTGCGGATGACCGCCTGGAGCACCCACCCGGTACCGGTGGCCCGGGCCGCGGCGCTGCGCGGGTGGATCGACTCCGGGGCGTACCAGCGGGTGCTCTCCGGCGACTACCCGCGGCGCGAGGACGACGCGATGACCTCGGTGTCGGCCGAGGTCAAGGCCGCCGCCGAGTCGTACCGGGAGGAGTTCGGCCGGTCCCAGGACCCGTTGATCGGGCTGCTGCGCCGGCTCGGCGACGGTGCCAGCGACCTCGGCGAGTGGGTCGGCGGCGGGGCCGGGCGGGCCCGGTCCTGGATGAACGCGGCGAGCGAGGCCGCCGGCCGGGCGGCCGGCCGCCCGAACGGCAACGCCCGCCCGCACCCGGGCGGCGCGAGCGGGCGGGGCGGCGGGTCGGATGGTGCCGACGGGCCGGGTGGCGGCGCGGGCGAGCCGCCAGCGGAGGGCTCCGTCGACCCCGACCGGTAA
- a CDS encoding SURF1 family protein, whose protein sequence is MYRFLLTPRWLGILALTLAAAAVMVQLGNWQLHRYQERSAVNARIDAAGDRAPTPLREVLAAPVGAADAVGEPPPADAVWTRVTATGRYDESNVILVRGRTVNNRVGFEVVTPLVLADGSAVLVDRGWVPPAAGGALAHPELPAPTSGEVTVVGRVRLGESRAQEVTRRDGRLETRRIAIPELGRELPYPVYGGYLLLDEQDPPADPAFVAIPLRHENDWQNFGYVIQWWLFAAMALVGFGWVARREAHGTPVGKAARAAAPADRAADPAGSGLGPADRRSPG, encoded by the coding sequence GTGTACCGGTTTCTGCTCACGCCGCGCTGGCTGGGCATCCTCGCCCTGACGCTGGCCGCCGCCGCGGTGATGGTGCAGCTCGGCAACTGGCAGCTGCACCGGTACCAGGAGCGCTCGGCCGTCAACGCCCGGATCGACGCGGCCGGCGACCGGGCGCCGACCCCGCTGCGCGAGGTGCTCGCCGCGCCGGTGGGCGCGGCGGACGCGGTCGGCGAGCCGCCGCCCGCCGACGCGGTCTGGACCCGGGTGACAGCCACCGGCCGGTACGACGAGAGCAACGTGATCCTGGTCCGGGGCCGGACGGTGAACAACCGGGTCGGCTTCGAGGTGGTGACCCCGCTGGTGCTGGCCGACGGCAGCGCGGTCCTGGTGGACCGGGGCTGGGTGCCGCCGGCGGCCGGCGGCGCGCTGGCGCATCCGGAGTTGCCGGCCCCGACCTCCGGCGAGGTGACGGTCGTGGGGCGGGTGCGGCTCGGTGAGAGCCGGGCCCAGGAGGTGACCCGGCGGGACGGCCGGCTGGAGACCCGGCGGATCGCCATCCCCGAGCTGGGCCGGGAGCTTCCCTATCCGGTGTACGGCGGCTATCTGCTCCTCGACGAGCAGGACCCGCCCGCCGATCCGGCCTTCGTGGCGATCCCGCTGCGGCACGAGAACGACTGGCAGAACTTCGGTTACGTGATCCAGTGGTGGCTGTTCGCGGCGATGGCCCTGGTCGGCTTCGGCTGGGTGGCCCGCCGCGAGGCGCACGGCACACCGGTCGGCAAGGCTGCTCGCGCCGCCGCACCGGCTGACCGGGCTGCCGATCCTGCGGGCAGCGGCCTCGGTCCTGCTGATCGGCGTTCACCGGGTTAG